The Acidimicrobiales bacterium genome has a window encoding:
- the chrA gene encoding chromate efflux transporter gives MTADSEGPAAAQPGFPIVAREWGRIGLVGFGGPPTHIALLRQLCVSERRWMGAADFEDAIAACNLLPGPASTQLAIYCAWRLRGPAGALVGGVSFIVPGLVLILGLSAVFFEGSPPSWVKGASAGAGAAVAAVAVRAGTNLMPASWQRARRASRGRWLVYLAAGAAAAAIVGPWLVLVLLGCGLVELSVRQALGRGSPDLGIIPIPVLSAAVVGGGGLLALTWVAFKVGALSYGGGFVIIPLMQRDAVNHYHWMTSAQFLNAVALGQVTPGPVVQTVAAVGYAAAGVGGGLLAAVVAFSPSFAFVLLGGRQFERLRHNTRAGAFLDGAGPAAIGAILGAAIPLARALVEPWQYAVLLGAAVLLLLLRRGPVVTLVSAAAVGVAVGLTGGPIPN, from the coding sequence GTGACCGCAGACTCCGAAGGGCCGGCGGCGGCGCAGCCAGGCTTTCCCATCGTGGCCCGAGAGTGGGGCCGAATCGGCCTCGTCGGCTTCGGTGGGCCACCCACTCACATCGCTCTCCTGCGCCAGTTGTGCGTGAGCGAGCGCAGGTGGATGGGGGCCGCAGACTTCGAAGACGCCATCGCTGCCTGCAACCTGTTGCCCGGTCCCGCCTCGACGCAACTGGCCATCTACTGTGCGTGGCGGCTCCGAGGCCCGGCTGGCGCCCTGGTCGGAGGCGTTAGCTTCATAGTCCCTGGCCTGGTTCTCATTCTTGGTCTGTCGGCGGTCTTCTTCGAGGGGTCGCCGCCGAGTTGGGTGAAGGGTGCGAGCGCCGGTGCCGGCGCCGCCGTAGCGGCTGTGGCCGTCCGTGCTGGGACCAATCTGATGCCAGCCAGCTGGCAGCGGGCCCGACGCGCGAGCCGCGGGCGTTGGCTGGTGTACTTGGCCGCCGGAGCCGCAGCGGCGGCCATTGTCGGCCCCTGGCTGGTGCTGGTCCTGCTGGGCTGTGGCCTGGTCGAGCTGAGCGTGCGGCAGGCACTCGGACGAGGGTCCCCCGACCTCGGCATCATTCCCATTCCTGTCCTGAGCGCGGCCGTTGTGGGCGGCGGCGGCCTGCTCGCCCTCACCTGGGTCGCCTTCAAGGTCGGTGCCCTGTCCTACGGCGGCGGGTTCGTCATCATCCCCCTCATGCAGCGCGACGCCGTCAATCACTACCACTGGATGACGAGCGCCCAGTTCCTGAATGCCGTAGCTCTCGGCCAGGTCACTCCAGGACCTGTCGTGCAGACGGTGGCGGCAGTCGGATACGCGGCGGCCGGCGTCGGTGGTGGGCTCTTGGCCGCGGTCGTGGCGTTCTCGCCGTCGTTCGCGTTCGTCCTACTCGGGGGCCGTCAATTCGAGCGGCTCCGACACAATACGCGTGCGGGAGCATTTCTCGATGGTGCCGGCCCAGCGGCTATCGGCGCCATCCTCGGAGCAGCCATCCCGCTTGCCCGGGCGCTGGTTGAGCCGTGGCAGTATGCGGTTCTTCTCGGCGCAGCGGTCCTACTTCTGCTACTTCGGCGAGGCCCCGTCGTGACCCTGGTGAGTGCGGCTGCGGTCGGGGTCGCCGTCGGTCTCACCGGCGGTCCGATTCCGAACTGA